The following nucleotide sequence is from Bradyrhizobium roseum.
CATTCTCGGGCTGGCGCACAATGCGGACTTTGAACTGATCGAGGATACGAGGCTGCGGGCCGTGTGCGAGGCGCGCAGCCTGCGGCTGGCGCGGGCGATGATGGTGGAGACGGCGTCGTTTACCACGATCGGCGCGGTGACGATGGCGGCCCGAATGGTGCGCGACTGGCAGCCGGAGTTCGCCGAGTAGCGATGATGGATCAGCTCGAACTTGCGCCTCTTCTTCGGAAGGGAAGCGCCAGTCCCCGGAAGCGGGAGCGGTACTCATTCGATCTCGTGGTCAACGGAGTATCTCTGTTCGAGGTCACCCGGGCCTCCGAGTACGATATGTGCGGGTCACTTTCGAATCCGCGGTTCGAGCCTGAAGCGGCCCGACAGATCAATGTTGGAACGACTGCCATGTTGACATCGGATGTGCCGGTCGGCGCGACATCGCGTCGCGCTGTTCGTTTGCGCGGAGTGCGTAGATTCGCCTGTGGCACCATCACCGCACGTGTTTTGCGAACTAAACTCGGAGTGGAGTGGTCTGATTTCGCATACGAAAATGGATTTGATGCCGCTTCTGAGCTTGACATAGGATCTTTTGAATTCGAGTGGGCCTCGTATCTGAGCGAGATCGAGCGCTCGAAAAGCGATTGAGTCGGCTTCCAAAATCACGGCGCAAAGGCGGAGACTAATTTTCGATTTCGAGCCGAACCTCAACATCCTCACCAACGCGCGCGAGCCTGCGAGCCCGCGTCTCTGCAATAGCGGATGAGAAGTCGCTGACCATCTCCTTCACCTCAGGTACGAGGTTCGTCGTGTTCACGACTTTGATCACATAGGGAGGTTTGAGAGTGTTCATCCCACCTCCAAAAATGGAGTCCAGGAATGCCCCCACGATTTCGCCATGCCATTCCGGCGCTCCTATCGCAGCCTTAAGCGCCAGTCGAAAATCTTGAGCAGTTTTCCAACTACTGGCATCGAGCTCTATTGTGTGCAGGGTCATGTTTCGAGGCACCACCTAATCTAGAATCCGCGTCAACAGCCATCGCATCCAGTCTCCCGTTCAGGCTCGCATTCCTATAGCAGGGCGAAATGGCGTATCGTCTTCGGGCACGGGTGCTGGAGCGTAGTGATCGAATTGCATCGTAAAGGTTGCGCGCCCCTGACTCATCGAGCGCAAGTTATTCACGTACCCGAACATGTTAATGAGCGGCACCATCGCGTTGATGACGTTGGCGTTGGCGCGCATGTCCCGGCTCTGGATCTGGGCGCGCCGCAAATTCAGGTCGCCGATGATGGAGCCGGTACAGTCTTCCGGGCTCGCCACCTCGACCTTCATGATCGGCTCGAGCAGTACGGACTTGCCCTTCTGCAGCGCTTCGCGGAATGCCGCGCGCGATGCAATTCCGAACGCCTGCGGCGACGAGTCGACGTCGTGATACTTCGCGTCGACCAGTTGGACTTTGACGTCCACCACCGGAAAGCCCGCGACCACGCCGCAGGAGAGCACGCTTTCGAGACCCTTTTCGACGCCGGGGATGTATTCCTTCACCGCGCCGCCGACGATCTTGGACTCGAACTCGTAGCCCTTGTCTGGCTCGTTGGGCTCGACGATGAATGTAACGCCCGCGAAGTCACCTTTCGGGCCGAGAACCTTCTTGTAAGTGTATTCCACTTCGACACGCTGAGTGATGCGTTCGCGGAACGCCACCTGCAGCGCGCCGATGTTGGCCTCGACTTTGTGGATGCGTCTGAGGATGTCGATCTTGGTGTCGAGATGGAGTTCGCCCATTCCCTTGAGAATGGTCTGGCCGGAATCCGGGTCGGTCGACACGCGGAACAACGGATCTTCGGCCGCAAGCTTCGTCAGCGCAATATCAAGTTTTTCCCGGTCGGCCTTTGACTTCGGCTCGATCGCGACTTCGACCAGCCAAGGCGGCTGCGTGCGGATGTCATCTCCCATCGCTCAATCCCAAACCTTCAATCAGGCGACTATTACGTAGGATCGCGAGGGATAATACCCAGATTTGTCCACGGCAGCGCGGCTATTCCACCGCCCGTTCCCGCAGCCGCTGCGCATAAACATTGATGATCAGCGCCGCCAGCAGGATCAGTCCCCGGATCAAGATCTTCAAAAAACTGTCGATGTTGACGTGGTCGAGGCCATTGTTCAGGACGCCGAGCACGAACAGGCCGACGATGGTGTTGCCGATGCCGCCGCGGCCGCCGAACAGGCTGGTGCCGCCGACCACGACGGCGGCGATGGAGTCCAAAAGATACGTGTCGAACTCGTTCTGCTGCGCGCTGCCGAAATGCGCCACGCCGAGCATGCCGCCGATGCCGGCGCAGACCGCCGAAATCACCATGACGCTGCCGAGGATGAGTTTGACGTTGAGGCCGGAATATTCCGCGGCCTCGCGGTTGCCGCCGACCATGTAAACATAACGTCCGAAGCGGGTGTAGGTCAGCACCAGGTGGCCGCCGAGCAGCATCAGCGCCGCCACGATCACGATCCAGGGGATGCCGCCGATCGACGTCGATCCGAGCGTCGTCACCAGCGGCGGCACCTTGTAGGCGATCTGCCCGCGCACCAACAGCGCGGAGATGCCGGCGGCGATCTGCATCATCGCCAGCGTCATGATGAAGGAGGGGATGCCGATCACCGTGAGCCCGAACGCGTTGACGAGGCCGAGCAGGGCGCACAGCGCCAGCGCCAGCAGGATGGCAGCCCAGCCGGGCATCGGGACATTGGCGATGTTGACGTAGGAGTCCTGCAGCGTGAAATAGGCCACCGCGATGCCGGTGACGTTGGCGATGGCGGCGATCGACAGATCGATCTCGGCGCACAGGATCACGAAGGTGAGGCCGACGGCGATGATGCCGGTGACCGAGATCTGCGTGAGGATGTTGCCGAAATTGTCGAGCGTCGCGAAAGAGGGGCTGGCGACTGCGAAGAAGGAAAACAGGCAGATCAGCGTCAGGAACGGCGCGATGTTGCGCATCTGGGAGCGCAGCACCCCACCGAGCCCGCGGGGCTTTTTCCCGTCCGCTGTGACTGCCGCGCTTTCACCTGAAGTCATGCCGGTCTCCTCACGCCGCTTCGAGCAGGCGGTCCTTGCTGATCTGTTCGTTGGCGAATTCACGCACCACCGCGCCGCGCTTGAGGACGAGGACGCGGTCGGCGAGCGACAGCACCGTCTCGGGCTCGGTGGACAGCACGATGATGGCGAGGCCTTTCGCGCGCAAATCCCTGACGATGTGGATGACGTCGTTCTTGGCCCCGACGTCCATGCCGCGGGTCGGTTCGCACAGCACCAACAGCCGCGGCGGATAGCTCAGCCATTTCGCCAGCGCCACTTTTTGCTGGTTGCCGCCGGACAGCATGCCGAGGTCGAGATCGACCGTCGCGGGGCGGATCCGCAACTGCTCGACCTGCCGGGCCGCAATCGCGCGCTCGCGCCACGGCTTCAGCAGCAGCGACGAAATGCGATCGAGGATGCTGATCGAGACGTTCTTGTAGACCGGCTCCTGCAGGAACAGCATGTCGCGGCGGCTCTCGGGCACGAAGGCAATCCCGGCGCGGCGGGCGCCGGCCGTGCTGCGGAAGGTTTTCTGTTCGCCGGCGATGGCGAGGGCGCCCTGGTCGGGCCTGAGCTTGCCGAACAGGATCCTGGCCAGTTCGAGCTGTCCGCAGCCCATGAAACCGTAGATGCCGAGCACCTCGCCCGCGCGGACGTCGAACGAGACGTCGCGCAGGCTGCGGGCGAGTGACAGGCCGCTGGCGCTCAGCACCACCGGCTGATCGGTCGGTTGCGGCAGCATGATGTCGTGCGCGTAAGTTTCTCCCAGCGCCTCGCTGCCCTTGCCGATCATCGCCTCGATCAGCGCCGGCTTCGAGGTCTCGGACGCCAGGGTCTCCGCGACCTTCCGACCGTTGCGGAACACGGTCACGACGTCGGAGACGCGCAGGATGTCCTCGATGAAATGCGAGATGAAGACGATGCTGGCGCCATCGTCACGCAACCGCTTCAGCGTTGCGAACAGGCGCTCCACTTCCGGCGGCGACAGCGCCGAGGTGGGCTCGTCGAGGATGATGATGCGGGCGCCCGAGGACAGCACGCGGGCGATCTCGATCAATTGCTGCAGCCCGATCGGCAGGTCGCCGAGCCGCGACATCGGATCGACGTCGATGCCGAATCGTTTCAGTTGCTCGCCGGCCTCGCGGGCCATGCGCCGCCATTGCACGAGGCCGAGGCGGTTGGTCGGCTGGTTGCCGAGAAACACGTTCTCGGCCACCGTCAGGTCTGGCGCGACGCTCAGTTCCTGATGCACCATCGCGATGCCGGCTGCGTTTGCGTCGCTCACCCTGCGAAAGCGGGTTTCCCGGCCGTCGAGGATGAACCGGCCGGAAAAATCGGCATGCACGCCGGCGATGATCTTCATCAGCGTGCTTTTGCCGGCGCCGTTCTCGCCGACGAGACCATGGATCTCGCCGGGCGAGAGGGCAAAATCGACACCACGAAGCGCCTCGACGCCGCCGAAGGCTTTTGTGATGTCGCGCAGTTCGAGGATGGGCTGAAGTCCCGCGGGCATGGTGGATCAGATCAGGAAGTGATCCTCCATCCATTGCATGCCGGCCGCATTGGCCTTGGTGACCACCGGGCCGTCCGTGATGACGTGCTTCGGAATGCCCTGTCCGCTCTTCTCGCCCGCGGTCACCGCGGCGACACCGGCCACGATGGCGCCGCCATGGATGCGGCAGGAGGGGTTGCGGACGGTCGCGAACATGCGGCCTTCGCTCACCGCCTGGATCGCCGGCGGCATGGCATCGACGCCGCCGATCAGGATGTTGGTGCGGTTGCGCGCCTTCATGATGTTGTAGGCGGCCAGCGCCATGTCGTCATTGTGGAAGAAGGCCGCGTCGATCTGCGGGTATTTCGTCAGATAGGTTTCCCATAGCCGCGCCGCCTTGGAGACGTCCCAGTCCGCCGGTTGGGTGTCGAGCACCTCGATGTTCGGAAACTGCTTGACGACGGATTCAAAGCCCTTGGCGCGGCCCTGCGCGCCGGTGTGACCGAGCGCGCCCTGCGTCATGATGACCTTGCCTTTGCCGCCGATGGCGTTGCAGAGCGCCTGCGTCACCGACGCGCCCATGAATTCGTTGTCGGGCGCCAGGAACGAATGAACCTTGATCTGGTCGAGCGGGGCGATCAGCGTGTCCATGTCGATCACGGGAATGCCGGCATCGATCATCTTGTTCACCGGCGCGGTCAGCGTGCCGATGCCGAACGCCTGGATGGCGACGAAATCCCATTTCTGCGAGGCCATGTTGTCGATCGCGGCGCGCTGCTTGACGGCGTCGAGCTGGCCGTCGAACCAGGTGACCTCGACGTTGAACAGCTTGCCCCACCATTCCGCCGCCTGCTTGCCTTGCGCGCACCAGGTGGCCTGAAGGCCAGCGTTCGAGAACGCCGCCTTCAGCGGCTTTTCGGAACGCGCCACCGCCGCCAGCGCCGGGTTGATGCCCAGCCCGCCGAACAGTGCGGCGCCCGCAGCCGCGCCGGTTTGAAGAAGATTACGCCTTGTCGTAGAGGATTGGTCAGTCCCGGACATCGCTCGCTCCCTCGTTTGTTATTACCGACGGTGTCGATTGCCCGCACCGCGGCTCGAAGGCAGTCTTTCACATCAGACGCATTTCCGCCACCGGCCGACTTGATCGCCAGTCTCAATGAGCTCCAGAAGTTTTTCTTATCTCACTGCACTGCAACGAAACGCTTAATGTCGCCGAGCAGCGCTCGCCACGCCGCGTCGATCTCCTCCGACCAGTCCGCGCCGACGATCTCACGCAGCGTCTGCGCAATGATGCCGAAGAAGGCGACGAATAATTCGCGCGGCGTGCCAGCGCATGATTCGCCAAAGTGTCCGCGGTTTGGCGACAAGATCATGCGCCGATTCAAAGGAATAGCG
It contains:
- a CDS encoding translation factor GTPase family protein yields the protein MRTQPPWLVEVAIEPKSKADREKLDIALTKLAAEDPLFRVSTDPDSGQTILKGMGELHLDTKIDILRRIHKVEANIGALQVAFRERITQRVEVEYTYKKVLGPKGDFAGVTFIVEPNEPDKGYEFESKIVGGAVKEYIPGVEKGLESVLSCGVVAGFPVVDVKVQLVDAKYHDVDSSPQAFGIASRAAFREALQKGKSVLLEPIMKVEVASPEDCTGSIIGDLNLRRAQIQSRDMRANANVINAMVPLINMFGYVNNLRSMSQGRATFTMQFDHYAPAPVPEDDTPFRPAIGMRA
- a CDS encoding ABC transporter permease, coding for MTSGESAAVTADGKKPRGLGGVLRSQMRNIAPFLTLICLFSFFAVASPSFATLDNFGNILTQISVTGIIAVGLTFVILCAEIDLSIAAIANVTGIAVAYFTLQDSYVNIANVPMPGWAAILLALALCALLGLVNAFGLTVIGIPSFIMTLAMMQIAAGISALLVRGQIAYKVPPLVTTLGSTSIGGIPWIVIVAALMLLGGHLVLTYTRFGRYVYMVGGNREAAEYSGLNVKLILGSVMVISAVCAGIGGMLGVAHFGSAQQNEFDTYLLDSIAAVVVGGTSLFGGRGGIGNTIVGLFVLGVLNNGLDHVNIDSFLKILIRGLILLAALIINVYAQRLRERAVE
- a CDS encoding sugar ABC transporter ATP-binding protein, whose product is MPAGLQPILELRDITKAFGGVEALRGVDFALSPGEIHGLVGENGAGKSTLMKIIAGVHADFSGRFILDGRETRFRRVSDANAAGIAMVHQELSVAPDLTVAENVFLGNQPTNRLGLVQWRRMAREAGEQLKRFGIDVDPMSRLGDLPIGLQQLIEIARVLSSGARIIILDEPTSALSPPEVERLFATLKRLRDDGASIVFISHFIEDILRVSDVVTVFRNGRKVAETLASETSKPALIEAMIGKGSEALGETYAHDIMLPQPTDQPVVLSASGLSLARSLRDVSFDVRAGEVLGIYGFMGCGQLELARILFGKLRPDQGALAIAGEQKTFRSTAGARRAGIAFVPESRRDMLFLQEPVYKNVSISILDRISSLLLKPWRERAIAARQVEQLRIRPATVDLDLGMLSGGNQQKVALAKWLSYPPRLLVLCEPTRGMDVGAKNDVIHIVRDLRAKGLAIIVLSTEPETVLSLADRVLVLKRGAVVREFANEQISKDRLLEAA
- a CDS encoding sugar ABC transporter substrate-binding protein, yielding MSGTDQSSTTRRNLLQTGAAAGAALFGGLGINPALAAVARSEKPLKAAFSNAGLQATWCAQGKQAAEWWGKLFNVEVTWFDGQLDAVKQRAAIDNMASQKWDFVAIQAFGIGTLTAPVNKMIDAGIPVIDMDTLIAPLDQIKVHSFLAPDNEFMGASVTQALCNAIGGKGKVIMTQGALGHTGAQGRAKGFESVVKQFPNIEVLDTQPADWDVSKAARLWETYLTKYPQIDAAFFHNDDMALAAYNIMKARNRTNILIGGVDAMPPAIQAVSEGRMFATVRNPSCRIHGGAIVAGVAAVTAGEKSGQGIPKHVITDGPVVTKANAAGMQWMEDHFLI
- a CDS encoding globin family protein, translated to MILSPNRGHFGESCAGTPRELFVAFFGIIAQTLREIVGADWSEEIDAAWRALLGDIKRFVAVQ